In Dioscorea cayenensis subsp. rotundata cultivar TDr96_F1 chromosome 11, TDr96_F1_v2_PseudoChromosome.rev07_lg8_w22 25.fasta, whole genome shotgun sequence, a single genomic region encodes these proteins:
- the LOC120272521 gene encoding uncharacterized protein LOC120272521: MRSPAARVSDSGMANGSPEGFVLRSGVRSGLKREFSWALKAQSQIPSSLSRTRSGKSPATFSSPLPVNNKKPKRSDGRDSPSAVEPIKIDNLDASEKDVGPPPPPPPPPPSSPPTLPEKPFRRFTRSVMKGFAIPPGPIDQAGEGVEVPILIEEDDGRSLGEAQDVMVKSSTGLVLKPQREEPAMHDNLIDLDGQDGSENPGRVLPSPVLEIKVEKIEPSMETTPLNGIVSEEPVKRFSRSSKLKEPVVPMEDSCKPERRFTRLALKTMVKVEIEDQDVMVVDAASPEYPTKRITRSAMKVAVETPIESGDRDIKKDDASVEVSAINGSLRTTPKKKLELKMSKKIALTKTPSNIKELLVTGLLEGFPVMYVTGNGMQGGLQGVINNDGILCSCDSCHGSKTISAYRFEQHAGSTKKHPSDFIFLENGKSVHDVLRECTNCPLDTLEAVIQKAISPVSLKSLTCRKCKGQFHGSQLAKFVLLCDSCVQSQRLLSTPGSSNRASNIGRSMKLVVVPKSADSETKGKSSTKESSRGRLTKKDVGLHKLVFSSDILPEGTEVGYYVRGKRLLEGFIKDSGICCHCCNTVVSPSQFEAHAGRAARRKPYNNIYTSNGVSLHELSVSLSKGRKLSTSENDDLCSICADGGDLLLCDLCPRAFHSDCVGLSSIPQGDWYCRYCHNLHQREKCLESNANAIAAGRVAGVDPIEQIFKRCIRVVQTQESDVGGCVLCRCQDYSKSRFSPRTVLLCDQCEKEYHVGCLKDHNMADLQELPEGEWFCSHDCSKIHMALQGMLIRGLEPLQDLCRDHMKKKQEESGSCNDSCADVSWRLLSGKFSSADSKPLLSKAVAIFHESFDPIVDIITGRDLIPAMVYGRNLRDQDYGGMYCAVLTIGSSVVSVGLLRVLGCEVAELPLVATHRESQGQGYFRLLFACIEKLLGSLQVKHFVLHAADEAESIWINKFGFSRISPEKLNEYTNGAHLTHFQGTSVLHKLIPQCQISTQGN, encoded by the exons ATGAGATCGCCGGCGGCGAGGGTTTCCGATAGCGGGATGGCAAACGGCTCGCCGGAGGGCTTCGTGTTACGGTCCGGCGTTAGATCGGGCCTCAAGCGCGAGTTCTCGTGGGCGCTCAAGGCCCAGTCTCAAATCCCCTCCTCCCTTTCTCGCACTCGTTCCGGTAAGTCTCCGGCAACCTTCTCTTCTCCCCTTCCGGTCAATAACAAGAAACCCAAGAGATCCGATGGTCGGGATTCACCGTCTGCTGTGGAGCCGATCAAGATCGACAATCTGGATGCCTCCGAGAAGGACGTcggtcctcctcctcctccgccgcCGCCACCACCGTCGTCGCCGCCTACTCTCCCGGAGAAACCTTTTAGGAGATTCACGAGATCCGTAATGAAGGGATTCGCCATACCTCCAGGCCCTATCGATCAGGCCGGAGAAGGGGTGGAGGTTCCAATCCTCATTGAAGAGGACGATGGTCGCAGTCTGGGCGAGGCTCAGGATGTGATGGTGAAGAGTTCCACGGGTTTGGTATTGAAGCCCCAACGCGAAGAACCAGCAATGCACGATAATTTGATAGATTTGGATGGTCAGGACGGGTCAGAGAATCCCGGTAGGGTATTGCCAAGCCCTGTGTTGGAGATTAAAGTTGAAAAGATTGAACCTTCAATGGAAACCACACCACTGAACGGCATTGTTTCTGAGGAGCCGGTGAAGAGGTTCTCAAGATCATCTAAACTCAAAGAGCCAGTGGTGCCAATGGAGGATTCATGTAAGCCTGAAAGGAGATTCACCAGACTGGCACTGAAAACTATGGTGAAAGTTGAGATAGAGGATCAAGATGTCATGGTTGTGGATGCCGCCTCCCCGGAATATCCTACAAAGAGAATTACTAGGTCTGCTATGAAGGTTGCTGTGGAAACTCCAATAGAGAGTGGTGACCGGGATATCAAAAAGGATGATGCAAGTGTTGAGGTCAGTGCTATCAATGGCTCTTTAAGaacaacaccaaagaagaaGTTGGAGCTGAAGATGTCCAAGAAGATAGCTTTAACAAAGACGCCATCAAACATAAAGGAGCTTCTTGTTACAGGATTGCTGGAAGGGTTTCCAGTCATGTATGTCACTGGCAATGGCATG CAAGGTGGTCTGCAAGGTGTTATAAACAATGATGGCATATTGTGTTCCTGTGATTCTTGTCATGGATCCAAG ACCATTTCAGCCTACCGGTTTGAGCAGCACGCTGGAAGCACGAAGAAACATCCAtcagattttattttcttggaGAATGGGAAGAGCGTGCATGATGTATTGAGGGAATGCACCAATTGTCCTTTGGACACATTGGAAGCAGTGATTCAGAAAGCAATCAGTCCAGTATCACTGAAATCTCTTACCTGCCGGAAGTGCAAGG ggCAATTTCATGGTTCACAGCTTGCAAAATTTGTATTATTGTGTGATTCTTGTGTTCAATCTCAGAGACTTCTGTCCACCCCTGGCTCATCCAATCGTGCCAGTAACATTGGCAG GTCAATGAAGCTAGTTGTGGTACCAAAATCTGCTGACAGTGAAACTAAAGGCAAATCATCCACCAAGGAGAGCAGCCGTGGCAGATTAACCAAAAA GGATGTCGGTTTGCATAAACTGGTATTTTCGAGCGACATTTTGCCTGAGGGAACTGAAGTAGGTTACTATGTCCGAGGAAAG AGACTGCTCGAAGGTTTTATAAAAGATTCTGGAATATGCTGTCATTGTTGCAATACTGTG GTCAGTCCTTCGCAATTTGAAGCTCATGCTGGCCGTGCTGCAAGGCGGAAACC atacaataatatttatactTCCAATGGTGTGTCGCTTCATGAGCTGTCAGTTTCCCTATCAAAAGGAAGGAAGTTGTCAACTAGTGAAAATGATGACCTATGTAGCATTTGCGCAGATGGTGGAGATCTCCTTCTTTGTGATCTTTGTCCGAGGGCTTTCCATTCAG ATTGCGTGGGGTTGTCAAGTATTCCACAAGGAGATTGGTATTGCCGATATTGTCATAATCTTCATCAACGAGAGAAGTGTTTGGAAAGTAATGCTAATGCAATTGCTGCTGGGAGGGTTGCTGGAGTTGATCCTATAgagcaaatatttaaaagatgcaTTCGTGTTGTCCAAACACAAGAGAGTGATGTTGGTGGCTGCGTGTTGTGCAG ATGTCAGGATTACAGCAAATCAAGATTTAGCCCACGAACTGTACTGCTTTGTGATCAA TGTGAGAAGGAGTATCATGTTGGGTGCTTAAAGGATCATAACATGGCTGACTTACAG GAATTGCCAGAGGGAGAGTGGTTCTGTAGTCATGATTGCAGTAAGATTCACATGGCTCTGCAAGGCATGCTTATTCGTGGATTAGAACCACTTCAAGACTTATGTAGGGATCATATGaaaaagaagcaagaagaaaGTGGTTCATGCAATGATTCTTGTGCTGATGTTAGCTGGAGGCTTCTCAGTGGGAAGTTCTCTTCTGCTGATAGTAAACCATTGCTTTCAAAAGCTGTTGCCATTTTCCAT GAGTCATTTGATCCTATAGTGGACATTATAACTGGGCGTGACCTTATTCCAGCCATGGTTTATGG GAGAAACCTGAGAGACCAAGATTATGGGGGAATGTATTGTGCAGTACTAACTATTGG TTCATCTGTAGTATCAGTTGGACTTCTGCGAGTTCTAGGGTGTGAGGTTGCAGAGCTTCCCCTAGTAGCCACACATAGGGAAAGCCAAGGGCAG GGCTACTTCAGATTGCTGTTTGCGTGCATAGAAAAATTGCTGGGGTCTTTGCAAGTTAAGCATTTTGTGCTCCATGCAGCTGATGAGGCTGAGTCCATTTGGATCAATAAATTTGGTTTCTCCAGAATATCTCCTGAGAAA tTGAATGAATATACAAACGGTGCTCACTTAACTCATTTCCAGGGTACATCAGTACTTCACAAGCTAATACCCCAGTGCCAGATTTCCACTCAAGGAAATTGA
- the LOC120272412 gene encoding uncharacterized protein LOC120272412, whose product MSGVNNSVETVNAAATAIVSAESRVQQIAVERRRWRTCFSAYWCFKPPRHSKRVNHAVLVPEPTLPGSEAPAPENQNNPPALVLPFIAPPSSPVSFLQSEPSSATLSPAGPISRATFAASAYSPTGPASIFAIGPYAHETQLVSPPVFSTFTTEPSTANFTPPPEPLHLTTPSSPEVPFARLLASSLNANCSKGEVWEFNSYQLYPGSPIGHLISPSSACSGTSSPLPDAEYSLSGGISLPVFPIGEPPKILSGEGLALRKLTSLHAARDGGSILDGQISAISPRRDPTTESQNGEADANHRLSFELTAEDVALCIAKKPFFSGELTLEPRLAATTETAASNGNSDETTANNSILCVDETYHDLPVRIQSSTGLQAAKEFKFDNADGASSEPGVVGSDWWANEKVAGTEVVAKKNWTFFPMIQPGVS is encoded by the exons ATGAGTGGGGTGAATAATAGCGTGGAGACGGTGAATGCCGCCGCGACGGCGATCGTCTCTGCGGAGAGTCGGGTTCAGCAAATCGCCGTTGAG aggaggagatggagaacTTGTTTTAGTGCATACTGGTGCTTTAAGCCTCCGAGGCACAGCAAACGTGTCAATCATGCAGTTCTTGTTCCCGAGCCGACATTGCCTGGGTCTGAAGCTCCTGCACCTGAGAACCAAAACAATCCACCAGCATTAGTTCTACCTTTCATCGCCCCACCTTCATCTCCTGTTTCTTTTCTCCAGTCAGAACCATCATCTGCCACTTTATCACCGGCAGGCCCCATATCCCGTGCTACTTTTGCGGCAAGTGCCTACTCACCTACTGGCCCTGCATCCATCTTTGCAATTGGGCCATATGCACATGAGACCCAGTTAGTCTCTCCACCTGTCTTCTCAACGTTCACCACAGAACCATCCACCGCAAACTTCACTCCTCCCCCGGAACCTTTGCATCTGACCACTCCCTCATCGCCAGAGGTGCCATTTGCAAGACTCCTGGCCTCTTCGCTCAATGCCAACTGCAGCAAGGGCGAAGTCTGGGAATTCAATTCGTATCAGCTTTACCCAGGGAGTCCAATAGGTCACCTTATATCACCAAGCTCTGCCTGTTCAGGAACCTCATCTCCTTTACCTGATGCGGAGTACTCTTTGTCTGGTGGCATCTCCTTACCAGTATTCCCCATTGGTGAACCACCCAAAATCTTGTCTGGCGAAGGTCTTGCTTTGCGTAAGCTGACCTCTCTTCATGCTGCTCGAGATGGTGGTTCAATTCTGGATGGTCAGATATCAGCGATCTCACCAAGGAGGGATCCAACTACAGAATCACAGAATGGTGAGGCTGATGCCAATCACCGGCTGTCATTTGAGTTGACTGCAGAAGATGTTGCCCTTTGCATTGCCAAGAAGCCTTTCTTCTCCGGAGAACTTACATTAGAACCTCGATTAGCTGCAACCACGGAAACAGCTGCAAGTAACGGAAATTCTGATGAAACAACAGCCAACAATAGCATACTTTGTGTTGATGAAACCTATCATGATTTGCCTGTGAGAATACAGTCTTCTACTGGTCTTCAAGCTGCCAAAGAATTCAAATTTGACAATGCAGATGGGGCTTCTTCAGAGCCTGGTGTGGTAGGTTCAGACTGGTGGGCAAATGAGAAGGTTGCTGGAACAGAAGTTGTAGCCAAGAAGAACTGGACATTCTTCCCTATGATACAACCGGGGGTCAGCTAA
- the LOC120272564 gene encoding ATG8-interacting protein 1-like, whose amino-acid sequence MADDEKGGEGNASRGADWEVVSLTASTYAAAPGPEGFRSPDESRDLDFDKNEHQRADPLFMSGHFVFPPSEHENLPIENYGDEIQDEPSGEDIASVLEEDENHGKGADENLKSKTDESLQGIQMFDSGEQVSVHHMEFGDSKSLRGLSFVGKEDILYSSSAFGALHSETEISMSDPCDESADTVESNDPSLDADALKLDKQNKNNGSGLPCEAWWKRHAASWYNHAKEGSTFWSVFVAAALMGLVILGKRWHRENLQLQQLKWQFNINAERMKWMTAPINRFKDILVGSHQRSLLVRAEALPNHQVL is encoded by the exons ATGGCGGATGATGAGAAGGGTGGAGAGGGGAATGCTTCCCGTGGAGCTGATTGGGAAGTTGTTTCTCTGACTGCGTCAACATATGCCGCAGCACCTGGTCCTGAAGGATTTCGATCACCTGATGAGAgtagggatttggattttgataaGAATGAACATCAACGTGCTGATCCATTGTTTATGTCTGGTCACTTTGTTTTCCCACCTAGCGAACATGAGAATCTTCCAATAGAAAATTATGGCGATGAAATTCAAGATGAACCTAGTGGTGAGGATATAGCCTCTGTTTTGGAGGAAGACGAAAACCATGGTAAAGGAGCTGATGAGAATTTGAAGTCTAAAACTGATGAGAGCTTGCAAGGGATTCAGATGTTTGATTCTGGAGAACAGGTTTCTGTTCACCACATGGAATTTGGAGATAGCAAGTCATTGCGTGGGTTAAGCTTTGTTGGGAAAGAGGACATTTTGTACAGTTCTTCTGCATTTGGTGCTCTACACAGTGAAACAGAGATAAGCATGTCCGACCCTTGTGATGAGAGTGCCGATACCGTCGAGTCTAATGATCCTTCTCTGGATGCTGATGCTTTAAAGCtggataaacaaaataaaaataatggttCTGGCCTACCTTGTGAAGCATGGTGGAAAAGACATGCTGCATCTTGGTATAACCATGCGAAAGAAGGGAGTACATTTTGGTCTGTTTTTGTAGCTGCAGCTTTGATGGGGCTGGTGATTTTGGGGAAGCGTTGGCACCGGGAGAATTTGCAACTCCAACAACTTAAGTGGCAATTCAACATAAATGCTGAG AGGATGAAGTGGATGACAGCACCGATAAACCGCTTCAAAGACATACTGGTTGGCAGTCACCAACGAAGCCTCCTTGTTCGTGCCGAGGCCTTGCCCAACCATCAAGTTCTTTAA